A region of Rhodoferax potami DNA encodes the following proteins:
- a CDS encoding response regulator transcription factor, producing MNIFVIEDDPRIADFLSRGLRAEGHRVEVASTGPEGLELARRVARERNVHGPSCVLVLDLMLPGMSGLEICQTLRAEGVALPILMLSALGAVEDRVAGLRLGADDYLAKPFDFDELLARLESLSRRGREVVPVASARLVVGDLVFDRERMQASRSGQILALTARELALLELMMSAPGRLFSRERILSNVWGASEDPLTNVVDVYIRRLRSKIDDGHADPMIHTVRGLGYRLESPAVSPTGQRSAG from the coding sequence ATGAATATTTTTGTGATTGAAGACGATCCCCGGATCGCAGATTTTTTGAGCCGTGGCTTGCGTGCTGAAGGGCACAGGGTCGAGGTCGCATCGACGGGCCCCGAGGGATTGGAGCTGGCGCGCCGTGTCGCACGCGAGCGGAACGTTCACGGTCCTTCTTGTGTATTGGTTTTGGATTTGATGCTGCCCGGCATGAGCGGCCTCGAGATCTGCCAGACCTTGCGGGCAGAGGGTGTGGCACTACCGATCCTGATGTTGTCGGCGCTGGGGGCTGTGGAAGACCGGGTGGCCGGCCTGCGATTGGGCGCGGATGACTATCTGGCCAAACCCTTTGATTTCGATGAATTGTTGGCCCGCTTGGAGTCCCTGTCACGGCGGGGGCGGGAAGTGGTGCCGGTGGCAAGTGCTCGGCTGGTAGTGGGGGACTTGGTGTTTGACCGGGAGCGGATGCAAGCTAGCCGGAGCGGGCAGATCCTCGCGCTCACTGCACGCGAACTGGCCCTCTTAGAGCTGATGATGAGTGCACCGGGCCGCCTCTTTAGCCGCGAACGCATTCTCTCGAATGTGTGGGGGGCCAGCGAGGATCCGCTAACCAATGTGGTGGACGTCTACATTCGCCGTTTGCGCAGCAAAATTGACGACGGCCATGCAGACCCGATGATTCACACCGTTCGCGGTCTGGGGTACCGATTGGAGTCGCCAGCCGTTAGTCCCACGGGGCAAAGGTCTGCTGGCTGA
- a CDS encoding chemotaxis protein CheW: MDATLTHTLTQGAGPVLSGEYLTLRLGTEEYAIDIGQVQEIRSYEMPTKMVHSPSFVKGVINLRGVIVPIVDLRLKLQLPTVAYNDATVVVILNILGSTMGAVVDGVSDVVNLERESVKPAPQFDGAMEAPFIVGLVTLHERMLIVMNIETLMGHSGLAVLPKMV; this comes from the coding sequence ATGGATGCGACGCTCACTCACACCCTGACGCAGGGAGCCGGCCCGGTTTTATCGGGCGAGTATTTGACCCTGCGCTTGGGCACCGAGGAATATGCGATCGATATCGGGCAAGTGCAGGAGATTCGCTCCTATGAAATGCCGACCAAGATGGTCCATTCCCCGAGCTTCGTGAAGGGCGTGATAAACCTCAGGGGTGTCATCGTGCCCATCGTCGACTTGCGTTTGAAGCTGCAACTCCCAACAGTGGCCTATAACGACGCCACGGTGGTGGTGATTTTGAATATCCTGGGCAGCACCATGGGCGCCGTGGTGGACGGTGTGTCTGACGTGGTGAACCTAGAGCGAGAGTCGGTGAAGCCCGCGCCGCAATTTGACGGGGCCATGGAGGCACCATTCATTGTCGGGCTGGTGACTTTGCACGAACGTATGCTGATCGTGATGAACATAGAGACACTCATGGGCCACAGCGGCCTCGCGGTATTGCCAAAAATGGTGTGA
- a CDS encoding methyl-accepting chemotaxis protein: MSFVFLNSLRGKIVALVGLLVFLGLAALSITNVQTARSHALRTLDSQTGALAKAHASEIAEWVAGRHQIVKSFGFAVNEPDPLKYLVQAKVAGGVDSAYIGFPDKRTAFSEQQNLPPDYDPTARPWYQLAAAAQGPALTPPYVDAGSKKLVITFSAAVREGGAIKGVTSVDVFMDAVVRNVASIRPTPGTYGFIADKSGKIMVHEDTAKVLKPVTDIAPDLGGGALEALSKSGSVRDTTIASERRLAFATPIAGTDWMLVIALNRDEALSGISAMVWSSIVGGIVIAVIAVVLISGVLTRLLGGLVLLKDAMQDIGSGQGDLTRRIEAGGSDELAVIATGFNQFVEKTQGVLQQVRSSADAVATASSEIAQGNHDLSARTESQASALEETAASMEELGSTVKQNADSARQANQLAMNASTVAIQGGEVVGQVVETMKGINEASRKIADIISVIDGIAFQTNILALNAAVEAARAGEQGRGFAVVASEVRSLAGRSAEAAKEIKTLINASVERVEQGSTLVDKAGETMTEVVSSIRRVTDIMGEISAASNEQSAGVNQVGEAVTQMDQATQQNAALVEQMAAAASSLKSQANDLVQVVAVFKLGNEGHTGGYSGASHVAAPAKPAAVRSNPPQQNNFAGPERRAVTHTAQKASPAKPAAAQAAKRPPAKAPPVLVAHAPTPPKTSSKVTPAGGDDDWETF, from the coding sequence ATGTCCTTTGTGTTTTTGAACTCATTGCGCGGGAAGATTGTGGCCTTGGTAGGGCTCCTGGTGTTTCTGGGCTTGGCGGCACTCTCGATCACCAATGTCCAAACCGCACGCTCCCACGCATTGCGCACCTTGGATAGCCAAACCGGAGCACTCGCCAAGGCCCACGCCTCTGAGATCGCCGAATGGGTTGCAGGGCGTCACCAGATCGTCAAATCTTTCGGTTTTGCGGTGAATGAGCCGGATCCGCTCAAGTATCTGGTGCAGGCCAAGGTGGCGGGGGGGGTGGACTCTGCTTACATCGGCTTTCCTGACAAGCGCACGGCATTCTCAGAGCAGCAAAATCTCCCGCCGGACTACGACCCTACCGCTCGCCCCTGGTACCAATTGGCGGCCGCAGCGCAAGGGCCTGCCCTGACGCCGCCTTATGTGGATGCGGGGTCCAAGAAACTGGTGATTACTTTCTCCGCCGCGGTGCGGGAGGGTGGGGCCATCAAAGGCGTGACGTCGGTCGACGTCTTCATGGATGCCGTGGTTCGCAATGTGGCATCCATCCGCCCAACGCCAGGGACTTACGGATTCATCGCGGACAAATCCGGAAAAATCATGGTGCATGAGGACACCGCCAAAGTTCTCAAGCCGGTGACTGACATTGCGCCTGACCTCGGTGGTGGCGCGTTGGAGGCCTTGAGCAAATCGGGATCTGTCCGTGACACGACGATTGCCAGCGAGCGCCGTCTGGCGTTTGCGACACCGATCGCTGGTACCGACTGGATGCTGGTGATCGCCTTGAATCGCGACGAGGCGCTGAGTGGCATTTCTGCGATGGTGTGGTCGTCGATTGTGGGTGGAATCGTGATTGCCGTGATTGCGGTGGTGCTCATCAGTGGCGTGTTGACCCGCTTGTTGGGGGGCCTGGTGTTGCTGAAAGATGCCATGCAAGACATTGGCTCCGGTCAAGGAGACCTCACCCGCCGTATCGAGGCGGGCGGTTCGGATGAGCTCGCGGTCATTGCCACTGGCTTCAACCAATTCGTCGAAAAAACGCAGGGCGTTTTGCAACAGGTGCGCTCCAGCGCCGATGCGGTGGCGACCGCCAGCTCGGAAATTGCGCAGGGGAATCATGACCTGAGCGCCCGTACCGAGAGCCAAGCCAGTGCTCTCGAAGAAACTGCGGCCTCGATGGAGGAGCTTGGCTCCACCGTCAAACAAAACGCAGACTCCGCCCGCCAGGCTAACCAACTGGCGATGAACGCCTCTACCGTGGCCATTCAAGGCGGTGAGGTCGTGGGCCAAGTCGTGGAAACCATGAAGGGCATCAACGAGGCCAGCCGCAAGATTGCCGACATCATCAGCGTCATTGACGGAATTGCATTTCAAACCAACATCCTGGCCCTTAATGCCGCGGTAGAAGCCGCCCGTGCCGGCGAGCAAGGCAGAGGCTTCGCCGTAGTAGCCTCGGAAGTGCGCTCCTTGGCGGGGCGCTCTGCGGAAGCCGCCAAAGAGATCAAAACACTCATCAACGCCAGCGTCGAGCGTGTAGAGCAGGGCAGCACTTTGGTCGACAAGGCTGGTGAAACCATGACCGAAGTGGTCAGCAGCATCCGCCGGGTGACCGACATCATGGGTGAAATCAGCGCGGCCAGTAACGAGCAAAGCGCCGGGGTGAACCAGGTCGGTGAAGCGGTTACCCAAATGGACCAGGCCACGCAGCAAAACGCAGCCTTGGTGGAGCAGATGGCAGCCGCCGCCAGCAGCCTCAAGAGCCAGGCTAACGACCTGGTGCAAGTGGTGGCGGTCTTTAAGCTGGGCAATGAAGGCCACACCGGTGGCTACAGCGGAGCAAGCCATGTGGCAGCGCCAGCCAAGCCGGCTGCAGTGCGCAGCAACCCCCCGCAGCAAAATAATTTTGCCGGGCCGGAGCGGCGCGCCGTCACACACACCGCTCAGAAGGCATCTCCCGCCAAGCCAGCGGCCGCACAAGCCGCCAAGCGGCCTCCTGCCAAGGCGCCACCCGTATTGGTAGCGCATGCGCCGACCCCACCCAAAACCAGCAGCAAGGTCACCCCTGCTGGCGGGGATGATGATTGGGAAACCTTTTAA